In Sebaldella termitidis ATCC 33386, one DNA window encodes the following:
- a CDS encoding DMT family transporter, producing MDKKFRFFSNILIIIAAAMWGIDGVLLTPSYFSVFHFYNVEFIVFVAHFIPFIFLSIFMFKKYKYLKVFTLSDITYFFLIALFGGVIGTLSMVKALQLSEFSQYSVVILLQKLQPVFAILLAAILLKEKPGKKFYLLALVAVCSSYILAFGFKSPMLLEKNNVQASLYSVLAAFSFGSGTVFGRKVLNKYDFSTSTFYRFTFTALIMFVILLFKKELGTVYAFTANKDMVFLALFIAFFGLLAVFIYYLGLKGTSASVATLCELAFPLTSVVLEGILRHRVLSFIQIIAALVLISSILYLNFSNINSEEKFEKS from the coding sequence ATGGATAAGAAATTCAGGTTTTTCAGCAATATCCTTATAATTATTGCAGCAGCTATGTGGGGAATAGACGGTGTGCTTCTTACTCCGTCATATTTTTCGGTATTTCATTTTTATAATGTGGAATTTATTGTGTTTGTGGCACATTTTATTCCATTTATATTTTTGAGTATTTTTATGTTTAAAAAGTATAAATATTTAAAAGTGTTTACTCTGAGTGATATAACATACTTTTTCCTGATTGCCCTGTTCGGGGGTGTCATAGGTACACTTTCTATGGTAAAAGCACTGCAGCTCAGTGAATTCAGCCAATACAGCGTTGTTATACTGCTTCAGAAATTGCAGCCTGTTTTTGCTATTTTACTTGCAGCAATACTGCTAAAGGAAAAACCCGGCAAAAAGTTTTACCTTCTGGCGTTAGTTGCCGTATGTTCCAGCTATATACTTGCTTTTGGCTTCAAAAGTCCTATGCTTCTCGAAAAAAATAATGTGCAGGCATCTTTATACTCTGTTCTTGCTGCTTTTTCTTTTGGAAGCGGTACGGTATTCGGAAGAAAGGTTTTAAATAAATATGATTTTTCCACAAGTACTTTTTACAGATTTACATTTACAGCTCTTATTATGTTTGTAATACTTCTGTTCAAAAAAGAACTCGGGACTGTATATGCATTTACAGCCAATAAGGACATGGTTTTTCTTGCATTATTTATTGCCTTTTTCGGACTTTTGGCTGTATTTATATATTATTTGGGATTAAAAGGAACCTCTGCATCTGTAGCCACTCTTTGTGAACTGGCTTTTCCGCTGACTTCAGTGGTTTTAGAAGGAATCCTCAGACATAGGGTTCTCAGCTTTATTCAGATTATCGCTGCTTTAGTTTTGATTTCTTCAATTTTATATCTGAATTTTTCAAATATTAATTCTGAAGAAAAATTTGAAAAAAGCTGA
- a CDS encoding Cof-type HAD-IIB family hydrolase: protein MIKAVFFDFDDTLVSKKDHTMRENTEKAIKLLKKSGIIPIIATGRPKYTINEYLDKLSINNAVFLNGHTVWLENKIIHDQIIDEDKARVMFELAEKNDFSYGIINNDGTYLNLHPEKMNDLDVVDIEYMPQKLEKRYIPGNCLWIFAGSRYDNILIETAEQNNMRILRWNEAGVDIISKSVSKQTGVKILLENLGIDFSEVVSIGDGDNDIELLKASKIGIAMGNGSDNLKECADMVTDSIDDDGVYKAMVKLGLI, encoded by the coding sequence ATGATAAAAGCGGTATTTTTTGATTTTGACGATACACTTGTATCAAAAAAAGATCATACAATGAGGGAAAATACGGAAAAAGCAATAAAATTACTGAAAAAATCCGGCATAATACCTATCATAGCCACAGGAAGACCGAAGTATACAATTAATGAATATCTTGATAAGCTTTCCATAAATAATGCAGTATTTTTAAATGGTCATACTGTATGGCTTGAAAACAAAATAATACATGATCAGATAATAGATGAAGACAAAGCCAGAGTTATGTTTGAACTGGCAGAGAAAAATGATTTTTCTTATGGAATCATAAATAATGATGGAACATATCTGAATTTACATCCTGAAAAAATGAATGATCTGGATGTCGTGGATATAGAGTATATGCCTCAAAAGCTTGAAAAAAGATATATTCCGGGAAATTGTCTGTGGATTTTCGCAGGGAGCAGATATGATAATATTCTTATCGAAACAGCGGAGCAAAATAATATGCGTATTCTCAGATGGAATGAAGCAGGTGTGGATATTATTTCAAAATCAGTATCAAAGCAGACTGGGGTAAAAATTTTACTGGAAAATCTCGGTATAGATTTTTCAGAAGTAGTTTCTATTGGTGACGGTGATAATGACATAGAGCTTTTGAAAGCTTCAAAGATAGGTATTGCCATGGGAAACGGGAGTGATAATCTGAAAGAGTGTGCCGATATGGTAACAGACTCCATTGATGACGACGGAGTATATAAAGCAATGGTAAAATTAGGACTGATATAA
- a CDS encoding cell division protein SepF — translation MFKKILEMIGMNYDEKDEFEEEYYEPKKHVQIKSQPIETNINDENRKIVNIFGGARREEGGKMRVSSVSIIRPKTFEDSRLIADSIKEKKVVTFSLEFLGFEIGQRVIDFVSGTAYAMDAQLSKITDKVFTIIPSGIGYEDMDDAMFEEKDF, via the coding sequence GTGTTTAAAAAAATTCTGGAAATGATAGGCATGAATTATGATGAAAAAGACGAGTTTGAGGAGGAGTATTATGAGCCTAAAAAACACGTGCAGATAAAATCTCAGCCTATAGAAACTAATATAAACGATGAAAACAGAAAGATCGTAAATATTTTTGGCGGTGCAAGACGAGAAGAAGGTGGTAAGATGAGAGTGAGTTCAGTATCAATAATAAGGCCGAAAACTTTTGAGGATTCGAGATTAATTGCGGATTCTATAAAAGAGAAAAAGGTAGTTACTTTTAGTTTGGAATTTTTAGGTTTTGAAATAGGACAGAGAGTAATAGATTTCGTGAGCGGAACGGCTTATGCCATGGATGCACAGCTTTCTAAGATCACTGATAAAGTATTTACGATTATACCAAGCGGCATTGGATATGAAGATATGGATGACGCCATGTTTGAAGAAAAGGACTTTTAA
- a CDS encoding YggS family pyridoxal phosphate-dependent enzyme, translated as MELNKDKIIENYSKIENDIKKYSPYPEKVKILFVTKYFDIEEHQKIVNMGFNYFGENKAQLFRDKIKTIDNPELRWDFIGRLQKNKIKYIIKRVNLIHSIDTISLLEEVNEKACEIGRKVDVLIQVNVSHEETKTGFHVSELSDVFKVRADNINIRGLMTMAPLTDDESELRKYFRETFEVKNDINKKYNLNLDELSMGMSNDYKEALMEGATIVRIGSKLFE; from the coding sequence ATGGAGCTTAATAAAGATAAAATCATAGAAAATTACAGTAAAATAGAAAATGATATAAAAAAATATTCACCTTATCCTGAAAAAGTAAAAATTTTATTTGTAACAAAATATTTTGACATTGAAGAACACCAGAAAATAGTTAATATGGGGTTTAATTATTTTGGTGAAAATAAGGCACAGTTATTTAGAGACAAGATTAAAACTATTGATAATCCTGAATTAAGATGGGATTTTATTGGACGCTTGCAAAAAAATAAAATAAAGTATATAATTAAGCGTGTTAATTTAATACATTCAATAGATACAATTTCTTTACTTGAGGAAGTAAATGAAAAAGCCTGTGAAATCGGGAGAAAAGTAGATGTACTGATACAGGTTAATGTCAGTCATGAGGAAACAAAAACAGGTTTTCACGTATCAGAGTTATCAGACGTATTTAAAGTAAGAGCTGATAATATAAATATAAGAGGTTTGATGACAATGGCCCCTTTAACAGATGATGAAAGTGAACTAAGGAAGTATTTCAGAGAAACATTTGAAGTTAAGAATGATATAAATAAAAAATATAATCTGAATTTAGATGAATTATCAATGGGAATGTCAAATGACTATAAGGAAGCCTTGATGGAAGGTGCTACAATAGTGAGGATCGGCAGCAAGCTGTTTGAATAG
- the hemW gene encoding radical SAM family heme chaperone HemW, with product MDALYIHIPFCDKKCFYCDFWTFINMGHEIDRYTDYIIKESRLYPVYYYDTVYFGGGTPGLIGADNFAKILSALKVKENAEVTAEINPLNYSTEDFRNYRKAGVNRLSIGIQSFQDHVLKTAGRNHNGTQALETYRKAREAGFENITVDLMFGIPGQTLEDVYNDIKIIKEISPDHISVYSLIWEEGTLFWKQRENGLIEEADIDLEARMYETIIEELTKDGYIHYEISNFAKPGKKARHNTKYWENKEFIGLGVNSSSYYNDQRYKNLKNLYKYYKMIDNKELPIDISSLENVDRAEKEKMKIILGLRLLDTGIPYFNDSRVEKLFGNGLLKKENNRIILTKKGVMLANEVFVEFI from the coding sequence ATGGACGCATTATATATTCATATCCCGTTTTGTGATAAAAAATGTTTTTATTGCGACTTTTGGACATTTATAAATATGGGGCATGAAATAGACAGATATACAGATTATATAATAAAGGAAAGCAGACTGTATCCGGTGTACTACTATGATACAGTCTATTTTGGAGGGGGAACTCCTGGATTAATAGGGGCTGACAATTTCGCCAAAATACTCTCGGCATTGAAAGTGAAAGAAAATGCAGAAGTAACAGCAGAAATAAATCCCCTTAATTATAGTACCGAAGATTTTCGTAATTATAGAAAAGCGGGAGTAAACAGACTCAGCATAGGGATTCAGAGCTTTCAGGATCATGTGCTGAAAACGGCAGGGCGAAACCATAATGGTACACAGGCATTGGAGACATACAGAAAAGCAAGGGAAGCAGGCTTTGAAAATATAACTGTGGATTTGATGTTTGGCATACCCGGGCAGACTCTTGAGGATGTTTATAATGATATCAAAATAATAAAAGAAATAAGTCCAGATCATATATCAGTTTATTCTCTTATATGGGAGGAAGGAACGTTATTCTGGAAACAAAGGGAAAATGGACTGATAGAGGAAGCTGATATTGATCTCGAAGCACGTATGTACGAGACAATAATAGAAGAATTGACAAAAGACGGTTATATTCATTATGAAATATCCAATTTTGCAAAGCCGGGAAAAAAAGCAAGACATAATACGAAATACTGGGAAAATAAGGAATTCATAGGATTGGGAGTAAATTCTTCCAGCTATTACAATGACCAGAGATATAAAAATCTGAAAAATCTGTATAAGTATTATAAAATGATAGACAATAAAGAATTGCCCATAGATATCAGCAGCCTTGAGAATGTAGACAGAGCTGAAAAAGAAAAAATGAAAATAATATTGGGACTTAGACTTTTGGATACAGGAATACCGTATTTTAATGACAGCAGAGTAGAAAAATTATTCGGGAACGGACTTCTCAAAAAAGAAAATAACAGAATAATACTTACTAAAAAAGGTGTAATGCTTGCCAATGAAGTGTTCGTGGAATTTATATAA
- a CDS encoding phospho-sugar mutase translates to MENYIQRYNEWLHSDFIDEEDKKELENIKSDTKEVEERFYKDLTFGTGGIRGIRGVGTNRINKYVIRKATQGLANYMLSVNKEDAVKKGIIIAHDCRIGSVEYAMNTARVMAGNGIKAYVYKSLRSTPELSFGVREMGCMAGVVVTASHNPVEYNGYKAYWEDGAQVVEPHASGIVNEVNKINGFDEIKLMSEEEAKEKGLIIVLDEKIDDLYIEAIKTQVINKEIKGKEKFKIVYTPLHGTGGRPVMRVLGELDFDVTAVKEQIEPDGTFPTVKYANPEEKPVFELGIKLADSIGSTLVMANDPDADRIGIAVKTKAGEWYYPNGNQMGLLILQYLLNNKKNIPADAKVITTVVSTPMIDKIGASENVGVIKTLTGFKYIGEKIRQFEAKEIEGTYLFGFEESYGYLVGTHARDKDAIVTSLIIAEMAAFYDSEGTSIPEELEKFYEKHGFYLEGIESVTLAGKDGIEKMGALMTDLRENVKDKLLGKKIKIKKDFKLKKEYNYETNEEKDINLPVENVIQFILEDDTYITARPSGTEPKIKFYFSVNEKSEKAVQEKLDKTMKEFTKTLEI, encoded by the coding sequence ATGGAAAATTATATTCAAAGATACAACGAGTGGCTTCATTCAGACTTTATTGACGAGGAAGACAAAAAAGAATTGGAGAATATAAAAAGTGATACTAAAGAAGTGGAAGAAAGATTTTATAAGGACCTTACTTTTGGTACAGGAGGTATTAGAGGTATCAGAGGTGTAGGAACTAACAGAATAAATAAATATGTTATTAGAAAAGCCACTCAGGGACTGGCTAATTATATGTTGTCTGTAAATAAGGAAGATGCTGTAAAAAAAGGAATAATAATAGCGCATGACTGTAGAATAGGTTCTGTGGAATATGCTATGAATACAGCAAGAGTCATGGCAGGAAACGGAATAAAAGCTTATGTTTATAAAAGCCTGAGATCGACACCCGAGCTTTCGTTCGGCGTAAGAGAAATGGGATGCATGGCTGGTGTAGTGGTTACTGCAAGTCACAATCCTGTGGAATATAACGGATATAAGGCTTATTGGGAAGATGGCGCACAGGTGGTAGAGCCTCATGCTTCCGGAATAGTTAATGAAGTAAATAAAATTAACGGATTTGATGAAATTAAGCTGATGTCAGAAGAAGAAGCTAAAGAAAAAGGGCTTATTATAGTTTTAGATGAAAAAATAGACGATTTATACATAGAAGCAATAAAAACACAGGTAATAAATAAAGAGATAAAAGGAAAAGAGAAATTTAAGATAGTTTACACTCCTCTTCACGGTACAGGCGGAAGACCTGTAATGAGAGTACTTGGGGAGCTTGATTTTGATGTAACGGCAGTGAAAGAACAGATAGAACCGGACGGGACTTTTCCTACAGTAAAATATGCAAATCCCGAAGAAAAACCTGTTTTTGAATTGGGGATAAAGCTTGCGGACAGTATAGGATCGACTCTCGTAATGGCTAATGATCCTGATGCGGACAGAATAGGAATAGCTGTAAAAACAAAAGCCGGAGAATGGTATTATCCAAACGGGAATCAGATGGGACTTTTGATCTTACAGTATCTGCTGAATAATAAAAAGAATATTCCGGCAGATGCAAAGGTAATAACAACTGTGGTTTCTACACCTATGATAGATAAAATAGGAGCTTCTGAAAATGTGGGAGTTATAAAAACACTTACAGGTTTCAAATATATAGGAGAGAAAATAAGACAGTTTGAAGCAAAAGAAATAGAAGGAACATATCTGTTTGGTTTTGAGGAAAGCTACGGATATTTAGTAGGTACACATGCAAGAGATAAGGATGCCATAGTAACAAGTCTTATTATAGCAGAAATGGCAGCTTTCTATGATTCGGAAGGAACAAGTATTCCGGAAGAGCTGGAAAAATTCTATGAAAAACACGGATTTTATCTGGAAGGAATAGAATCAGTAACTCTTGCAGGAAAAGACGGAATAGAAAAAATGGGAGCTTTAATGACAGATCTTCGTGAAAATGTAAAGGATAAGCTTCTGGGTAAAAAGATAAAAATAAAAAAAGATTTTAAACTAAAAAAAGAATACAACTATGAAACAAATGAGGAAAAAGATATCAATCTTCCTGTGGAGAATGTAATACAGTTTATTCTTGAAGATGATACATATATAACTGCAAGACCTTCAGGAACTGAGCCGAAAATCAAGTTTTATTTCAGCGTAAATGAAAAATCAGAAAAAGCAGTACAGGAAAAACTGGATAAAACAATGAAAGAATTTACAAAAACTTTGGAAATATAG
- a CDS encoding 6-phospho-alpha-glucosidase has translation MKKFSIVVAGGGSTFTPGIILMLLDNLEKFPIRKIIFYDNDKERQDIVADACEIILKEKAPEIEFLATTDPKTAFTDIDFVMAHIRVGKYAMREKDEKIPLKHGVVGQETCGPGGVAYGMRSIGPVIELVDYMEKYSPDAWMLNYSNPAAIVAEATRKLRPDSKILNICDMPIGIEVRMAQILGLESRKDMEIKYFGLNHFGWWTDIRDKEGNDLMPKLKEHVKKHGYVPDAKVEGQHVEASWNDTFAKAKDVYMLDQKTLPNTYLKYYLFSDEVVEHSNPDYTRANEVMDGREKFIFGECKKIKESGTAKNTEFEIDEHASYIVDLARAISYNTKERMLLIVPNNGAIINFDPTAMVEIPCIVGSQGPEPLVVGSIPQFQKGMMEQQVSVEKLVVEAWAENSYEKLWQAITLSKTVPSARVAKLILDDLIEANKEYWPELK, from the coding sequence ATGAAAAAGTTTTCAATTGTAGTAGCAGGCGGGGGAAGTACATTTACACCAGGAATTATACTTATGCTTCTGGATAATCTTGAAAAATTTCCTATAAGAAAAATTATCTTTTATGATAATGATAAGGAAAGACAAGACATAGTAGCTGATGCATGTGAAATAATTTTAAAGGAGAAAGCTCCCGAAATAGAATTTCTGGCGACTACAGACCCTAAGACAGCATTTACCGATATAGACTTTGTCATGGCGCATATAAGGGTAGGGAAATATGCAATGAGAGAAAAGGATGAGAAAATTCCTCTTAAACACGGGGTAGTAGGTCAGGAAACATGCGGTCCCGGAGGTGTGGCATATGGTATGAGATCAATAGGTCCTGTTATAGAACTGGTGGATTATATGGAAAAATATTCGCCTGATGCATGGATGCTGAATTATTCCAATCCTGCGGCAATCGTTGCAGAGGCTACAAGAAAGCTGAGACCTGATTCAAAAATACTGAATATATGTGATATGCCTATAGGAATAGAAGTAAGAATGGCACAGATACTGGGACTTGAATCAAGAAAAGATATGGAAATAAAATACTTCGGGCTGAATCACTTCGGATGGTGGACAGATATAAGAGATAAAGAAGGAAATGATCTTATGCCGAAATTAAAAGAGCATGTAAAAAAACACGGTTATGTACCTGATGCAAAAGTAGAAGGACAGCATGTGGAGGCAAGCTGGAATGATACATTTGCCAAGGCTAAGGACGTATATATGCTGGATCAGAAAACACTGCCTAATACATATCTGAAATATTACCTGTTTTCTGATGAAGTAGTAGAGCACTCAAATCCTGATTATACAAGAGCAAATGAGGTAATGGACGGCAGAGAAAAATTTATTTTTGGTGAGTGTAAAAAAATAAAAGAGAGCGGTACTGCAAAAAATACAGAATTTGAAATAGATGAGCATGCTTCATATATAGTGGATCTGGCAAGAGCAATTTCTTATAATACAAAGGAAAGAATGCTTCTTATTGTTCCGAATAACGGGGCAATAATAAATTTTGACCCTACGGCAATGGTGGAAATACCATGTATAGTAGGTTCGCAGGGACCTGAACCGCTTGTGGTAGGAAGTATACCACAATTCCAGAAAGGAATGATGGAGCAGCAGGTTTCGGTAGAAAAACTCGTAGTAGAAGCATGGGCAGAAAATTCTTATGAAAAACTGTGGCAGGCAATTACATTGTCAAAAACTGTGCCTAGTGCAAGAGTAGCAAAACTGATACTTGATGATTTGATCGAGGCTAATAAAGAATACTGGCCGGAATTAAAATAA